In Nitrospirota bacterium, a single genomic region encodes these proteins:
- a CDS encoding type II restriction endonuclease, producing the protein MKNYGMYKIALIRIIPILLACREKSFKILTDFTGGKFTYEDFRFTVQNVLSDEDIEKAYRFADNTGILSLFRQKSIKNIVDYVIGVEVGLDSNGRKNRGGTTMESIVEGLLKPICSTNKLDYITQATARRVRAKWGIDLKVDKSSRRFDFAIRYNDNLCLIETNYYGGGGSKLKATAGEYKALFDFIKANGHGFIWITDGAGWKATLRPLEETFNHIDYTLNLNMVCNGVLEKLVKELLY; encoded by the coding sequence ATGAAAAACTATGGCATGTATAAAATCGCCTTGATAAGGATAATCCCGATTCTTCTTGCTTGCAGAGAAAAAAGCTTCAAAATTCTTACAGATTTTACCGGAGGTAAATTTACATATGAAGATTTTAGGTTTACTGTTCAGAATGTTTTGAGTGACGAAGATATTGAAAAGGCTTACAGGTTTGCGGATAATACAGGCATATTAAGTTTATTCCGGCAAAAGTCTATTAAAAACATAGTTGATTACGTAATTGGCGTTGAGGTTGGCTTAGATAGCAATGGAAGGAAAAATCGTGGTGGTACTACAATGGAAAGTATTGTTGAGGGTTTGTTAAAGCCAATCTGTTCTACTAACAAGCTTGATTATATTACTCAGGCTACAGCACGTCGCGTTAGAGCTAAGTGGGGTATCGATCTTAAGGTGGATAAATCGTCCAGGCGTTTTGATTTTGCAATAAGATATAACGATAACTTATGTTTGATTGAAACAAACTATTACGGCGGCGGTGGTTCTAAGTTAAAAGCTACGGCTGGTGAGTATAAGGCTTTATTCGATTTTATAAAAGCTAATGGGCATGGATTTATTTGGATTACGGATGGTGCTGGGTGGAAAGCAACTCTAAGACCTCTTGAAGAGACATTTAATCATATTGACTATACCTTGAATCTAAATATGGTTTGTAATGGGGTGCTTGAGAAGTTGGTCAAAGAATTATTATATTAA